A portion of the Cryptomeria japonica chromosome 5, Sugi_1.0, whole genome shotgun sequence genome contains these proteins:
- the LOC131876035 gene encoding uncharacterized protein LOC131876035, with the protein MREDSLSCDFSISKNLNNGDEHGGDQRGKDLCQEEEDDAESNGGKENDKHGRGKTENEQEDEEKQNMSKKMRKNTNGYAAEDGENESEINLKRARSSRRKQDRGYTLNSNRQRTSEEKADQTQNGDR; encoded by the exons ATGAGAGAGGATTCTTTGTCTTGTGACTTCTCGATAAGTAAAAACCTAAATAATGGAGATGAGCATGGAGGAGATCAGCGAGGAAAAGATCTAtgtcaagaagaagaagatgatgcagAATCTAATGGTGGAAAAGAAAATGATAAACATGGAAGAGGAAAAACAGAAAATGAGCAAGAAGATGAGGAAAAACAGAATATGAGCAAGAAGATGAG AAAAAATACAAATGGATATGCTGCGGAGGATGGTGAGAATGAATCAGAGATAAATTTAAAGAGGGCAAGAAGTTCAAGGAGAAAACAAGATCGGGGTTATACTTTGAACTCAAACAGGCAGAGAACATCTGAAGAAAAGGCTGACCAGACACAGAATGGAGACCGATAA